The Argentina anserina chromosome 3, drPotAnse1.1, whole genome shotgun sequence genome includes a region encoding these proteins:
- the LOC126787227 gene encoding double-stranded RNA-binding protein 1-like, whose translation MMYKSKLQELCHEKKWGLPRYTAIKDGPDHNPCFKACVSVNGFSFDSPVACKSSKQAQNQAAMVAFLHFTSPPSSPVDEHCTLESPKFIDSTLKEAENAALDAASMLISLPDLFQDEEPGRLYKNLLQELAQGEGFTMPIYTTVNSGASHMPTFSSTVDVEGEKFCGHVGKSKKQAELSAAKTAYTVLKERALKATRSANWRPTATGNKECAKDTKGIDEGQESNNISDNMNLGAVSCYAPDALVLEMDKLNQTGKVSSCSEPVLSSTEECPLSPAFTHDDDLSAVSTEDKNEGNMTGSKSYLLCNRFRVYTQFPDIAFPRCITVLPISDDKWVAVRLEFSNGN comes from the exons ATGATGTACAAGAGTAAGCTGCAGGAGCTGTGCCATGAAAAGAAGTGGGGTTTGCCAAGATACACTGCAATAAAAGATGGACCAGATCACAATCCTTGCTTCAAGGCTTGTGTCTCAGTGAATGGCTTCTCCTTTGACTCACCTGTTGCCTGTAAATCTTCCAAGCAAGCCCAAAACCAAGCCGCCATGGTCGCTTTTCTTCACTTCACCTCTCCACCTTCTTCACCAG TGGATGAGCATTGCACCTTGGAGAGCCCAAAGTTCATTGACAGTACTTTAAAGGAGGCTGAGAATGCTGCATTGGACGCTGCTTCTATGTTGATTTCATTGCCAGACTTGTTTCAGGAT GAAGAACCTGGTCGTCTTTACAAGAATCTCTTGCAGGAGTTAGCTCAGGGAGAAGGTTTTACAATGCCAATATATACCACTGTGAACTCCGGTGCATCTCACATGCCAACATTCTCTTCCACTGTGGATGTAGAAGGAGAGAAATTCTGCGGACATGTGGGGAAATCCAAAAAGCAGGCAGAGTTGAGTGCTGCAAAGACTGCTTACACTGTGTTAAAAGAGC GTGCTCTTAAAGCCACTCGAAGCGCTAACTGGAGACCGACTGCTACCGGGAACAAGGAATGCGCTAAAGACACTAAAg GAATAGATGAAGGTCAAGAATCTAATAATATATCAGACAACATGAATCTCGGAGCTGTGTCTTGTTATGCACCTGATGCTTTGGTACTGGAAATGGATAAGTTAAACCAAACCGGAAAAGTTTCCTCATGCTCGGAACCAGTGCTCTCTTCAACTGAAGAATGCCCTCTCTCTCCAGCATTTACCCATGATGATGATCTTTCGGCTGTCTCTACTGAAGATAAAAATGAAGGCAATATGACGGGATCAAAGAGTTACTTGCTGTGCAACAGGTTTAGAGTCTATACACAGTTTCCAGATATTGCATTCCCTAGGTGCATAACTGTGCTGCCCATAAGTGATGACAAATGGGTGGCTGTAAGGTTAGAGTTCTCAAATGGCAATTAG
- the LOC126787818 gene encoding 5-methyltetrahydropteroyltriglutamate--homocysteine methyltransferase isoform X2, which translates to MERLALRNYRQWLQMLDTTAMVGAVPPRYGWKQDEVGFETYFSMARGNANVPAMEMTKWFDTNYHYIVPELGPNMRFCYASHKAVDEFKEAKALGVDTVPVLIGPVSYLLLSKPARGIEQSFSPLSLMDYILPVYKEVVAELKEAGAQWVQLDEPTLVWDLDADQLQAFTHAYSELESSLSGLNVLIETYFADVTSDTYMTLTSLKGITGYGFDLVRGSKTLELIKAGFPPGKQLFAGMVDGRNIWANDLASSLGTLQDLEEIVGEDNIVVSTSCSLLHTAVDLVNETKLDKEIKSWLAFAAQKVDEVNALANALCGQKDEALFSANATAQASRKTSSMVTNVAVQKAAAALDGSVQRRGTDVGGRLDTQRKKLNLPILPTTTIGSFPQTMDIRKVRREYKDEKISLKEYVSAIKEEINKVVKLQEELDIDVLVHGEPERNDMVEYFGEQLSGFAFTSNGWVQSYGSRYVKPPIIYGDVSRPKPMTVFWSSLAQGMTKKPMKGMLTGPITIMNWSFVRDDQPRFETCYQIALAMKDEVQDLERAGITVIQIDEPALREGLPLRKAEQAFYLDWAVRSFRITNCTVRDTTQIHTHMCYSNFNDIIHSIIDMDADVITIENSKSDEKLLSVLPAGVQFGSGIGPGVYDVHSPRIPSDKELRDKIKNIVKVLDNNNVWVNPDCGLKTRKYSEVRAALSNMVAAAKYNREMLAK; encoded by the exons ATGGAAAGACTAGCGCTGAGGAATTACAGGCAGTGGCTGCAG ATGCTTGACACCACCGCCATGGTTGGGGCTGTACCCCCTAGATATGGTTGGAAACAAGATGAGGTCGGATTCGAGACTTACTTTTCCATGGCCAGGGGAAATGCCAATGTTCCTGCTATGGAAATGACCAAATGGTTTGACACCAACTA CCATTACATTGTACCTGAACTAGGGCCTAACATGAGGTTCTGTTATGCGTCTCACAAGGCAGTGGATGAATTCAAGGAGGCCAAAGCT CTTGGAGTGGATACTGTTCCTGTCCTTATAGGACCTGTATCGTACTTGTTGCTATCAAAACCAGCAAGAGGAATTGAACAATCTTTTTCCCCCCTCTCCCTAATGGATTATATTCTTCCAGTTTACAA GGAGGTGGTTGCTGAACTAAAGGAAGCTGGTGCACAGTGGGTCCAGTTGGATGAGCCCACCCTTGTGTGGGATCTGGATGCCGACCAATTGCAAGCATTTACTCATGCCTACTCAGAGCTAGAGTCATCTTTATCTGGCTTGAATGTTCTGATTGAGACATACTTTGCTGATGTTACATCTGACACCTACATGACACTTACCTCTTTGAAGGGTATTACTGGTTATGGGTTTGACCTGGTTCGTGGATCAAAGACCCTTGAATTAATCAAGGCTGGATTCCCTCCTGGAAAACAACTTTTTGCTGGAATGGTTGATGGAAGGAATATATGGGCCAATGATCTTGCATCTTCCCTTGGTACCTTGCAGGACCTTGAGGAAATTGTTGGAGAAG ATAATATCGTGGTTTCTACTTCCTGCTCTCTTCTCCACACTGCTGTTGATCTAGTGAACGAGACTAAATTAGACAAAGAGATTAAATCATGGCTTGCATTTGCAGCCCAAAAAGTTGATGAAGTCAATGCCTTGGCTAATGCGTTATGTGGACAAAAAGATGAG GCACTTTTCTCTGCCAACGCTACAGCTCAAGCTTCAAGAAAAACCTCCTCAATGGTGACAAATGTGGCTGTCCAGAAGGCT GCTGCTGCTCTGGATGGCTCTGTGCAGCGTCGGGGCACAGATGTGGGCGGAAGGCTGGATACTCAGCGAAAGAAGCTAAACCTTCCTATTCTTCCAACAACTACAATTGGATCTTTCCCTCAGACGATGGATATTAGAAAAGTGCGCCGGGAATACAAGGATGAGAA AATCTCGCTGAAAGAATATGTAAGTGCAATCAAGGAGGAAATTAACAAAGTTGTCAAGCTCCAGGAAGAATTAGACATTGATGTGTTGGTACATGGAGAACCCGAG AGGAATGACATGGTTGAATATTTTGGAGAGCAATTATCTGGTTTTGCCTTCACTTCCAATGGGTGGGTTCAATCATATGGTTCTCGCTATGTCAAGCCACCTATTATATATGGTGATGTGAGCCGACCTAAACCCATGACAGTTTTCTGGTCTTCACTGGCTCAGGGCATGACCAAAAAACCAATGAAGGGAATGCTCACTGGACCGATTACAATTATGAACTGGTCTTTTGTAAGAGACGATCAACCACG ATTTGAGACGTGCTATCAAATTGCTTTGGCCATGAAGGATGAGGTTCAAGATCTTGAAAGAGCTGGTATTACTGTGATCCAAATTGATGAACCTGCTCTAAGAGAGGGTTTGCCGTTAAGGAAGGCTGAGCAGGCTTTTTATCTAGATTGGGCCGTCCGCTCCTTCAGGATAACTAACTGTACTGTTCGAGACACTACACAG ATACACACCCACATGTGCTACTCAAATTTCAATGATATCATTCACTCTATCATTGACATGGATGCCGATGTGATCACAATAGAGAACTCCAAATCAGATGAGAAGCTGCTGTCAGTCCTCCCTGCGGGAGTACAGTTTGGTTctggcattggccctggtgtTTATGATGTTCACTCACCAAGGATTCCATCTGACAAAGAACTTCGTGACAAGATTAAGAATATTGTTAAGGTCCTTGACAACAACAATGTATGGGTTAACCCAGACTGCGGTCTCAAGACACGCAAGTACTCTGAAGTACGGGCTGCTCTCAGCAATATGGTTGCTGCTGCCAAGTACAATCGGGAGATGTTGGCAAAGTAA
- the LOC126787818 gene encoding 5-methyltetrahydropteroyltriglutamate--homocysteine methyltransferase isoform X1: MNQVLSLTFRPYCGSLCRTPTFRRFNLHFRCHTTRAMASQSHIVGYPRIGPKRELKFALESFWDGKTSAEELQAVAAGIRSSIWKQLADAGIKYIPSNTFSYYDQMLDTTAMVGAVPPRYGWKQDEVGFETYFSMARGNANVPAMEMTKWFDTNYHYIVPELGPNMRFCYASHKAVDEFKEAKALGVDTVPVLIGPVSYLLLSKPARGIEQSFSPLSLMDYILPVYKEVVAELKEAGAQWVQLDEPTLVWDLDADQLQAFTHAYSELESSLSGLNVLIETYFADVTSDTYMTLTSLKGITGYGFDLVRGSKTLELIKAGFPPGKQLFAGMVDGRNIWANDLASSLGTLQDLEEIVGEDNIVVSTSCSLLHTAVDLVNETKLDKEIKSWLAFAAQKVDEVNALANALCGQKDEALFSANATAQASRKTSSMVTNVAVQKAAAALDGSVQRRGTDVGGRLDTQRKKLNLPILPTTTIGSFPQTMDIRKVRREYKDEKISLKEYVSAIKEEINKVVKLQEELDIDVLVHGEPERNDMVEYFGEQLSGFAFTSNGWVQSYGSRYVKPPIIYGDVSRPKPMTVFWSSLAQGMTKKPMKGMLTGPITIMNWSFVRDDQPRFETCYQIALAMKDEVQDLERAGITVIQIDEPALREGLPLRKAEQAFYLDWAVRSFRITNCTVRDTTQIHTHMCYSNFNDIIHSIIDMDADVITIENSKSDEKLLSVLPAGVQFGSGIGPGVYDVHSPRIPSDKELRDKIKNIVKVLDNNNVWVNPDCGLKTRKYSEVRAALSNMVAAAKYNREMLAK; this comes from the exons ATGAACCAAGTTTTATCTCTCACTTTCCGCCCTTATTGTGGCTCTCTCTGTCGCACCCCCACTTTCCGTCGCTTCAATCTCCACTTCCGATGTCACACTACCAG AGCAATGGCATCCCAGTCACACATTGTTGGTTATCCCCGCATAGGACCCAAGAGGGAGCTCAAGTTTGCTTTGGAGTCATTCTGGGATGGAAAGACTAGCGCTGAGGAATTACAGGCAGTGGCTGCAGGTATTAGGTCATCCATTTGGAAGCAGCTGGCCGATGCCGGTATTAAGTATATTCCAAGTAACACCTTCTCATACTATGATCAGATGCTTGACACCACCGCCATGGTTGGGGCTGTACCCCCTAGATATGGTTGGAAACAAGATGAGGTCGGATTCGAGACTTACTTTTCCATGGCCAGGGGAAATGCCAATGTTCCTGCTATGGAAATGACCAAATGGTTTGACACCAACTA CCATTACATTGTACCTGAACTAGGGCCTAACATGAGGTTCTGTTATGCGTCTCACAAGGCAGTGGATGAATTCAAGGAGGCCAAAGCT CTTGGAGTGGATACTGTTCCTGTCCTTATAGGACCTGTATCGTACTTGTTGCTATCAAAACCAGCAAGAGGAATTGAACAATCTTTTTCCCCCCTCTCCCTAATGGATTATATTCTTCCAGTTTACAA GGAGGTGGTTGCTGAACTAAAGGAAGCTGGTGCACAGTGGGTCCAGTTGGATGAGCCCACCCTTGTGTGGGATCTGGATGCCGACCAATTGCAAGCATTTACTCATGCCTACTCAGAGCTAGAGTCATCTTTATCTGGCTTGAATGTTCTGATTGAGACATACTTTGCTGATGTTACATCTGACACCTACATGACACTTACCTCTTTGAAGGGTATTACTGGTTATGGGTTTGACCTGGTTCGTGGATCAAAGACCCTTGAATTAATCAAGGCTGGATTCCCTCCTGGAAAACAACTTTTTGCTGGAATGGTTGATGGAAGGAATATATGGGCCAATGATCTTGCATCTTCCCTTGGTACCTTGCAGGACCTTGAGGAAATTGTTGGAGAAG ATAATATCGTGGTTTCTACTTCCTGCTCTCTTCTCCACACTGCTGTTGATCTAGTGAACGAGACTAAATTAGACAAAGAGATTAAATCATGGCTTGCATTTGCAGCCCAAAAAGTTGATGAAGTCAATGCCTTGGCTAATGCGTTATGTGGACAAAAAGATGAG GCACTTTTCTCTGCCAACGCTACAGCTCAAGCTTCAAGAAAAACCTCCTCAATGGTGACAAATGTGGCTGTCCAGAAGGCT GCTGCTGCTCTGGATGGCTCTGTGCAGCGTCGGGGCACAGATGTGGGCGGAAGGCTGGATACTCAGCGAAAGAAGCTAAACCTTCCTATTCTTCCAACAACTACAATTGGATCTTTCCCTCAGACGATGGATATTAGAAAAGTGCGCCGGGAATACAAGGATGAGAA AATCTCGCTGAAAGAATATGTAAGTGCAATCAAGGAGGAAATTAACAAAGTTGTCAAGCTCCAGGAAGAATTAGACATTGATGTGTTGGTACATGGAGAACCCGAG AGGAATGACATGGTTGAATATTTTGGAGAGCAATTATCTGGTTTTGCCTTCACTTCCAATGGGTGGGTTCAATCATATGGTTCTCGCTATGTCAAGCCACCTATTATATATGGTGATGTGAGCCGACCTAAACCCATGACAGTTTTCTGGTCTTCACTGGCTCAGGGCATGACCAAAAAACCAATGAAGGGAATGCTCACTGGACCGATTACAATTATGAACTGGTCTTTTGTAAGAGACGATCAACCACG ATTTGAGACGTGCTATCAAATTGCTTTGGCCATGAAGGATGAGGTTCAAGATCTTGAAAGAGCTGGTATTACTGTGATCCAAATTGATGAACCTGCTCTAAGAGAGGGTTTGCCGTTAAGGAAGGCTGAGCAGGCTTTTTATCTAGATTGGGCCGTCCGCTCCTTCAGGATAACTAACTGTACTGTTCGAGACACTACACAG ATACACACCCACATGTGCTACTCAAATTTCAATGATATCATTCACTCTATCATTGACATGGATGCCGATGTGATCACAATAGAGAACTCCAAATCAGATGAGAAGCTGCTGTCAGTCCTCCCTGCGGGAGTACAGTTTGGTTctggcattggccctggtgtTTATGATGTTCACTCACCAAGGATTCCATCTGACAAAGAACTTCGTGACAAGATTAAGAATATTGTTAAGGTCCTTGACAACAACAATGTATGGGTTAACCCAGACTGCGGTCTCAAGACACGCAAGTACTCTGAAGTACGGGCTGCTCTCAGCAATATGGTTGCTGCTGCCAAGTACAATCGGGAGATGTTGGCAAAGTAA
- the LOC126787830 gene encoding inactive protein RESTRICTED TEV MOVEMENT 2: protein MKTSTANANRVYQDIELPSAEWVQEEGYETLIVNLQGYKKENLRIQVTSTRNIRVLGERPVRPENNIWQRFRKEFPVPSNCDVNETSARLDNGFLYVKIPKTIAPVETATNKDQKPQNPATGTPPPPTEAIPKPQKPTSSTTTYVPQPAAASAQTNLNNAQRTNAASQEQTLPSKANKDNKTDGSLTANSGSQTKYASNAVTADPKAPVKEKVSAALDTKDQPSKVNERSTTFEGAAAASTKDTSKKTSMDKEKSDRFSASAQNVEEKSPTTGDVNRGKRVHQDYSAKEDAETEEYCSMRTQGRGYYRQVVDGLIMELKEPRKLVNLAMAFGCVLVLGLYVKYAINSIKEFKREEL from the exons ATGAAGACGTCAACAGCTAATGCTAATCGGGTTTACCAAGATATTGAACTTCCATCTGCAGAGTGGGTTCAAGAGGAAGGATATGAAACTCTCATCGTCAATCTACAGG GATATAAGAAGGAGAATCTAAGGATCCAAGTAACCTCAACTCGGAACATTAGGGTGCTCGGCGAACGCCCAGTTCGTCCGGAAAACAATATATGGCAGCGCTTCCGCAAAGAGTTTCCAGTTCCGTCAAATTGTGATGTCAATGAAACCTCTGCAAGGTTAGACAACGGTTTCCTTTATGTCAAGATTCCGAAGACAATAGCTCCGGTTGAAACAGCAACAAATAAGGATCAGAAGCCACAGAATCCAGCCACGGGAACCCCACCACCACCCACAGAAGCAATTCCAAAGCCTCAAAAGCCCACAAGCAGCACTACTACTTATGTACCACAACCTGCTGCAGCTTCAGCTCAAACGAATCTTAACAATGCTCAAAGGACCAATGCTGCGTCTCAAGAACAGACACTGCCTTCTAAAGCCAATAAGGACAACAAAACCGACGGATCATTAACAGCTAATAGTGGATCACAAACAAAGTATGCTAGCAATGCTGTCACAGCTGATCCGAAGGCACCAGTGAAGGAGAAGGTATCAGCTGCTCTAGATACGAAGGATCAACCAAGTAAGGTGAATGAGAGGAGTACAACCTTTGAGGGAGCAGCTGCCGCTAGCACTAAGGATACTTCAAAGAAGACATCAATGGACAAAGAAAAGAGTGATAGGTTTTCGGCAAGTGCTCAAAATGTCGAAGAAAAATCACCTACTACTGGAGATGTTAATCGCGGTAAAAGGGTTCATCAGGACTATTCAGCAAAGGAGGATGCAGAAACGGAAGAGTATTGTAGTATGAGGACACAAGGGCGTGGCTATTACAGGCAGGTTGTTGATGGGTTAATCATGGAGCTCAAGGAGCCAAGGAAACTGGTAAACTTGGCCATGGCATTTGGATGTGTTCTAGTACTTGGCTTATATGTTAAATATGCTATCAATTCCATCAAGGAATTCAAACGCGAAGAGCTGTAA